One Brevibacterium spongiae DNA segment encodes these proteins:
- a CDS encoding molybdenum cofactor biosynthesis protein MoaE: MDTRSMSATGTVITTGVVDTEISTAALEPEVLTDTCGAVVSFSGVIRDHDEGRGVNSLHYEAHPLAAEQIAEVAADIAARHPEVRLSVVHRVGDLTIGDVALAAVVASAHRKDSFLACSELIDEVKARVAIWKHQHFADGSDEWVGALE, encoded by the coding sequence TTGGACACGAGGAGCATGAGCGCCACCGGCACGGTCATCACCACCGGAGTCGTCGACACCGAGATCTCCACAGCGGCCCTCGAACCCGAAGTCCTCACCGACACCTGCGGCGCAGTCGTGAGTTTCTCCGGCGTCATCCGCGACCACGACGAGGGTCGCGGCGTGAATTCCCTGCACTATGAGGCCCACCCCCTCGCGGCCGAACAGATCGCCGAGGTGGCCGCCGACATCGCCGCCCGCCACCCCGAGGTCCGCCTCTCCGTCGTCCACCGGGTCGGCGACCTCACCATCGGAGACGTGGCCCTGGCCGCCGTCGTGGCCTCGGCCCACCGGAAGGACTCGTTCCTCGCCTGTTCCGAACTCATCGACGAGGTCAAAGCGCGAGTGGCGATCTGGAAGCACCAGCACTTCGCCGACGGCAGCGACGAATGGGTGGGAGCCCTCGAATGA
- a CDS encoding ABC transporter permease: protein MAAGRRGGGVSTIPGWLWIPAAVGIVFLLLPIIGMVSRIDPQGLLDVIRAEESRLAMQLSLLTSVISALVSVALGFPLGYLLATKDFRGQRIVRTLILLPLVLPPVVSGLALLYTWGRSAVLGGAAEDLGLSLAYTTSAVIMAQIFVSLPFMVMSVETATTALGRRFELTAAELGAKPDRVFFTVTLPLLRNGITTGAVLCFARSLGEFGATLTFAGSLSGVTRTMPLQIYLVRESDPQAAIGLSLLLIVIAVVIIVLAYRSPHAPRLRPTPRTVKSTLAEAATPPPRHDRAQGAPITSGPPSGGRLSTAVELAERGIALDFTVPAGATTAIIGRNGAGKSSLFHILTGALRPDSGHLRIGDDAIFDLDAGHWPAIHDRGIIHLAQNPLLFPHLSVIDNASYGLRAHGMARGPARERAQDMLDRLGVGHCAQRRPDAVSGGQAARIALARALLVDPRLLLLDEPLAALDVDVRVETRQVLAELLADRSALLITHDIDDVSALADELLLVEDGAVELSAKVGHVDPGQAGAGEDFLRSFCMMDRDGIVCNQSH, encoded by the coding sequence GTGGCCGCAGGACGCAGAGGGGGAGGGGTCTCGACGATTCCCGGCTGGCTGTGGATTCCCGCCGCCGTCGGGATCGTCTTCCTCCTCCTGCCCATCATCGGGATGGTCTCCCGCATCGACCCGCAGGGCCTCCTCGACGTCATCCGCGCCGAGGAATCCCGGCTCGCGATGCAGCTGTCCCTGCTGACCTCGGTGATCTCGGCCCTGGTCAGCGTCGCCCTCGGGTTCCCGCTGGGCTACCTGCTCGCGACCAAGGACTTCCGGGGACAGCGGATCGTGCGCACCCTCATCCTGCTGCCGCTCGTGCTTCCACCGGTGGTCAGCGGTTTGGCACTGCTCTACACCTGGGGGCGCTCGGCCGTGCTCGGCGGCGCTGCGGAAGATCTCGGACTGAGCCTGGCCTACACCACCTCGGCGGTGATCATGGCCCAGATCTTCGTCTCGCTGCCGTTCATGGTCATGTCGGTCGAGACCGCAACCACGGCTCTGGGGCGTCGCTTCGAGCTCACCGCCGCCGAACTCGGGGCGAAACCCGACCGCGTGTTCTTCACGGTCACGCTGCCGCTCCTGCGCAACGGCATCACCACCGGCGCCGTCCTCTGCTTCGCTCGCTCCCTCGGCGAATTCGGTGCCACCCTGACCTTCGCCGGATCCCTCTCCGGCGTCACCCGCACGATGCCCCTGCAGATCTACCTCGTCCGCGAATCGGATCCGCAGGCCGCCATCGGCCTGTCCCTGCTGCTCATCGTCATCGCCGTGGTCATCATCGTCCTGGCCTACCGATCCCCGCACGCCCCTCGCCTCCGCCCGACACCCCGGACGGTGAAGTCCACCCTCGCCGAGGCGGCCACCCCGCCACCGCGCCATGACCGGGCACAGGGTGCTCCGATCACATCCGGTCCACCGTCCGGAGGGCGTCTGAGCACCGCGGTGGAACTTGCCGAGCGGGGAATCGCTCTCGACTTCACCGTCCCCGCCGGGGCGACGACAGCGATCATCGGGCGCAACGGTGCCGGCAAATCGAGCCTGTTCCACATCCTCACCGGAGCGCTGCGCCCCGACTCCGGACACCTGCGCATCGGTGACGATGCGATCTTCGACCTCGACGCCGGGCACTGGCCGGCCATCCACGACCGCGGCATCATCCATCTGGCGCAGAACCCGCTGCTGTTTCCGCACCTGAGCGTCATCGACAACGCGAGCTACGGTCTGCGCGCTCACGGCATGGCCCGCGGTCCGGCCCGGGAACGGGCGCAGGACATGCTCGACCGCCTCGGCGTCGGTCACTGTGCGCAACGGCGACCCGACGCGGTCTCGGGCGGCCAGGCCGCACGCATCGCTCTGGCCCGCGCCCTCCTCGTCGATCCGCGGCTGCTTCTGCTCGACGAGCCCCTTGCCGCACTCGACGTCGATGTGCGCGTCGAGACCCGCCAGGTGCTTGCCGAACTCCTGGCCGATCGCAGCGCACTGCTCATCACTCATGACATCGACGACGTCAGCGCGCTGGCCGATGAGCTCCTGCTCGTCGAAGACGGAGCGGTGGAACTGTCGGCCAAGGTAGGGCACGTCGATCCAGGGCAAGCCGGAGCAGGGGAGGACTTTCTGCGGAGCTTTTGCATGATGGACCGCGACGGCATAGTGTGCAATCAGTCACATTGA
- a CDS encoding AMP-binding protein — translation MAELSYSSGISTEPLLGITIGEHFKRIATANPDALALVDRKSNRRWTYAEFDADTDALAVGLLERGVKKGDRVGIWAQNVAEWALVQYATAKMGAILVNVNPAYRSHELEYVAKQSGMTLLISQVVAPPHSDFHAIGTEVAAKVPALDLVFLDTVPEDLIGGANIGERQSFARLIGHGRQLLADSGAKYGVRLQQVMDDLSADEPINIQYTSGTTGFPKGVTLSHHNILNNGFFIGETLSYTTADTVVVPVPYYHCFGMVIGNLAALSHGAAIVLPSPGFDPLETMTAVTEEKATSLYGVPTMFIAELEHPQFSEFDFSSLRTGVMAGSPCPVNTMRRVIDDMNMSEVAICYGMTETAPVSMMTRVDDSLEKRTQTVGRVMPHLEIKIADPVTGQTLPRGQKGEFCTRGYAVMLGYWEQPDKTAETIDAARWIHTGDLAIMDEDGYVDISGRIKDMVIRGGENVYPREIEEFLYHHPAIRDVQVVGVSDEKYGEELMAWVILKDGFESLSAEEVREFCSGKLAHFKIPRYVEVRESFPMTVSGKIRKIELREEGEKIAHAAV, via the coding sequence GTGGCCGAACTGTCCTATTCCTCCGGTATCTCCACCGAACCCCTGCTCGGGATCACCATCGGAGAGCACTTCAAACGCATCGCGACCGCGAACCCCGATGCCTTGGCACTCGTCGACCGGAAATCGAACCGGCGGTGGACGTACGCGGAGTTCGACGCCGACACCGATGCACTGGCTGTGGGACTGCTCGAACGCGGCGTGAAGAAGGGCGACCGAGTCGGGATCTGGGCGCAGAACGTTGCCGAATGGGCCCTCGTCCAGTACGCGACCGCGAAGATGGGCGCCATCCTCGTCAACGTCAACCCCGCCTACCGCAGCCACGAACTCGAATACGTGGCCAAGCAGTCCGGGATGACGCTGCTCATCTCGCAGGTCGTGGCACCCCCGCATTCGGATTTCCACGCCATCGGCACCGAGGTGGCTGCGAAGGTCCCGGCACTCGACCTGGTATTCCTCGACACCGTCCCCGAGGACCTCATCGGCGGCGCGAACATCGGCGAACGTCAGTCCTTCGCCCGCCTCATCGGACACGGCAGGCAGCTGCTTGCCGACTCGGGCGCGAAATACGGCGTTCGCCTGCAGCAGGTGATGGACGACCTGTCGGCCGATGAGCCGATCAACATCCAATACACCTCAGGCACCACCGGATTCCCCAAAGGCGTGACGCTCAGCCACCACAACATCCTCAACAACGGATTCTTCATCGGCGAGACGCTCTCATACACCACTGCTGACACCGTCGTCGTGCCCGTGCCCTACTACCACTGCTTCGGCATGGTCATCGGCAACCTCGCCGCGCTCAGCCACGGAGCGGCGATCGTGCTGCCCTCACCCGGATTCGACCCGCTGGAGACGATGACCGCCGTCACCGAGGAGAAGGCCACCTCCCTCTATGGTGTGCCGACGATGTTCATCGCCGAACTCGAACACCCGCAGTTCTCCGAATTCGATTTCTCGAGCCTGCGCACCGGCGTCATGGCCGGGTCCCCGTGCCCGGTGAACACGATGCGCAGGGTCATCGACGATATGAACATGTCGGAGGTCGCCATCTGCTACGGCATGACCGAAACGGCACCCGTGTCGATGATGACCCGCGTCGACGACTCCCTGGAGAAGCGCACCCAGACGGTGGGTCGCGTGATGCCCCATCTCGAGATCAAGATCGCCGACCCGGTCACCGGACAGACTCTCCCGCGCGGGCAGAAGGGCGAATTCTGCACCCGCGGCTACGCAGTCATGCTCGGATACTGGGAGCAGCCCGACAAGACGGCGGAGACGATCGACGCAGCGCGGTGGATCCACACCGGCGACCTCGCGATCATGGACGAGGACGGCTACGTCGACATCTCCGGTCGCATCAAGGACATGGTCATCCGCGGCGGCGAGAACGTCTATCCGCGGGAGATCGAAGAGTTCCTCTACCACCACCCGGCCATCCGCGACGTCCAGGTCGTCGGAGTCTCCGACGAGAAGTACGGGGAGGAGCTCATGGCCTGGGTGATCCTCAAGGACGGCTTCGAATCCCTGAGCGCCGAGGAGGTGCGTGAGTTCTGCTCCGGCAAGCTCGCCCACTTCAAGATCCCCCGCTACGTCGAGGTCCGGGAGTCCTTCCCCATGACGGTGTCGGGAAAGATCCGCAAGATCGAACTGCGCGAAGAGGGCGAGAAGATCGCACACGCCGCCGTCTGA
- a CDS encoding molybdopterin molybdotransferase MoeA: MTTAKMHRERVFETIAPLTGTQELPLHALLDAPRRLVADVSSPIDVPGFDNSSMDGYAASAETLNAAILASAADVSGAESGRLGPIPVRGRVAAGARGDRVAAGTAVEIMTGAPLPEGTDTVIKIEDTSPGSFGAEAITIAQPTDGPPPEPGRFVRRRGSDVRTGQTVLTAGTMLTPAHLGVAAACGIRTLPVLSLPRVLIVSTGDEIAAEAAAGINDANSVTLSAGLRRLGVEVDAAFVPDEPQALLDRVRGSDAQLVISTGGISKGAHEVVKLAAELDAESAMVFEPIAMQPGGPQGCGRLADHAWIALPGNPVSTLISFELFIRPALLGLAGDAAPREVAHHRLAHGFDETPPAGKLQVRRARLTEAGLEFVGDSRSHLLHSYAEATHLVFVSPDEPGPDNPFSPAGDRLMTWKIA; this comes from the coding sequence ATGACTACAGCGAAGATGCATCGTGAGCGGGTATTCGAGACCATCGCTCCACTCACCGGGACGCAGGAGCTGCCGCTGCACGCACTGCTCGACGCCCCGCGCAGGCTCGTCGCGGATGTGAGCTCACCGATCGATGTCCCCGGCTTCGACAATTCGAGCATGGACGGATACGCCGCATCCGCTGAGACCCTGAACGCCGCGATTCTGGCCTCCGCCGCTGACGTCTCCGGTGCCGAGTCGGGCCGGCTTGGGCCGATTCCCGTCCGCGGGCGGGTCGCTGCAGGTGCTCGAGGCGACCGCGTCGCTGCCGGCACCGCCGTCGAGATCATGACCGGTGCACCCCTTCCCGAAGGCACCGACACCGTGATCAAGATCGAAGACACTTCACCCGGGTCCTTCGGCGCCGAAGCCATCACGATCGCCCAGCCGACCGATGGCCCGCCGCCGGAACCCGGACGCTTCGTCCGCAGGCGCGGCAGCGATGTGCGCACCGGGCAGACCGTGCTCACCGCGGGCACCATGCTCACTCCCGCCCACCTCGGCGTGGCCGCCGCCTGCGGAATCCGCACGCTGCCGGTCCTCTCGCTGCCACGAGTGCTCATCGTAAGCACCGGGGACGAAATCGCCGCCGAGGCGGCCGCCGGAATCAACGACGCGAACTCAGTGACGCTCTCAGCCGGGCTGCGCCGCCTCGGCGTCGAAGTCGATGCTGCCTTCGTCCCCGATGAACCGCAGGCGCTGCTCGACCGAGTGCGCGGCAGCGACGCACAGCTCGTCATCTCCACCGGCGGGATCTCCAAAGGCGCTCACGAAGTCGTCAAGCTCGCAGCCGAACTCGATGCCGAATCCGCGATGGTCTTCGAACCCATCGCCATGCAGCCCGGCGGACCACAGGGATGCGGGCGTCTGGCAGACCACGCCTGGATCGCGCTGCCCGGCAACCCGGTGAGCACCCTCATCAGCTTCGAACTGTTCATCCGTCCCGCGCTGCTCGGCCTGGCAGGCGACGCAGCGCCCCGCGAGGTCGCCCACCACCGCCTGGCCCACGGGTTCGATGAGACCCCGCCGGCCGGGAAGCTCCAGGTCCGCCGTGCCCGGCTCACCGAGGCAGGACTCGAATTCGTCGGCGATTCCCGTTCCCACCTGCTCCACAGCTACGCCGAAGCGACCCACCTCGTGTTCGTCTCACCCGACGAACCCGGACCGGACAACCCGTTCTCACCCGCGGGGGATAGGCTGATGACGTGGAAGATCGCATGA
- a CDS encoding ThiF family adenylyltransferase has product MSEPRLDPAARARYARQIRLSGFGEAAQTRLLDAHVLVIGAGGLGAPVLSYLAAVGIGTISVIDPDIVELSNLHRQIIHTEAAVGTRKIESARERMSGINSSIDVRTHPVLLTPDNALDLLTGVDLVIDGSDNFATRYLANDACEILGIPLVWGTILGFDGQVAVFDARRGATLRDLYPEVPAPGSVPDCSVAGVLGPLCGSLGSAMAMEAIKVLTGIGTALYNAVAVHSSLDASWETVPVSAIPGRRPVTDLHAHRSDYAQHSLDLEPTADTSEPASRGWHELTPGTVLVDIRDDDEVTAGMVPGAIHIPMDALLADPDLLPGAGAADGGNEASTARARDVALYCRSGMRSAKAVAQLRSQGLTVTSVSGGYLAYLAQPAAGAQPAAGSAQPAGRQR; this is encoded by the coding sequence ATGTCCGAACCTCGCCTCGACCCTGCCGCCCGGGCACGCTATGCCCGCCAGATCCGTCTGTCCGGGTTCGGTGAAGCCGCCCAGACGAGACTGCTCGATGCGCATGTCCTCGTCATCGGCGCCGGTGGCCTCGGTGCGCCCGTGCTCAGCTATCTCGCCGCCGTCGGCATCGGCACGATCTCCGTCATCGACCCCGATATCGTCGAACTGAGCAATCTGCACCGCCAGATCATCCACACCGAGGCGGCCGTCGGCACCCGCAAGATCGAATCCGCCAGAGAGCGGATGAGCGGAATCAACTCATCGATCGACGTCCGCACCCACCCTGTCCTGCTCACCCCGGACAACGCTCTGGACCTGTTGACCGGCGTCGATCTCGTCATCGACGGCAGCGACAACTTCGCCACCCGATACCTGGCCAACGACGCCTGCGAGATCCTGGGCATCCCGCTCGTGTGGGGAACGATCCTCGGCTTCGACGGTCAGGTCGCCGTCTTCGACGCCCGTCGCGGCGCCACCCTGCGCGACCTCTACCCTGAGGTTCCGGCCCCGGGCAGCGTGCCGGACTGCTCCGTGGCCGGAGTCCTCGGACCCCTGTGCGGCAGCCTCGGATCGGCCATGGCGATGGAGGCGATCAAGGTCCTCACGGGGATCGGCACGGCGCTTTACAATGCGGTGGCCGTCCACAGCAGCCTCGATGCCAGCTGGGAGACAGTGCCGGTCTCAGCGATCCCCGGTCGGCGACCGGTCACCGATCTGCACGCGCATCGCAGCGACTATGCGCAGCACAGCCTCGATCTGGAACCGACCGCGGACACGTCGGAACCGGCCTCCCGCGGCTGGCACGAGCTGACCCCGGGTACGGTGCTCGTCGATATCCGCGACGATGACGAAGTCACGGCGGGAATGGTGCCCGGTGCGATCCACATTCCGATGGACGCACTGCTCGCCGACCCGGACCTGCTGCCGGGCGCAGGCGCAGCCGACGGCGGCAATGAGGCCTCGACGGCTCGAGCACGAGACGTGGCTCTGTACTGCCGGTCAGGGATGCGTTCGGCCAAGGCCGTCGCTCAGCTGCGCTCACAGGGACTGACTGTGACATCGGTCAGCGGCGGCTATCTCGCCTATCTGGCCCAACCCGCTGCAGGAGCCCAACCCGCTGCAGGAAGTGCCCAGCCTGCCGGCCGGCAGCGCTGA
- a CDS encoding amino acid ABC transporter ATP-binding protein, translating into MRAESQPLVSLTNVEKHYGDFHALKNVNLDIAEREVVVVIGPSGSGKSTLCRTINRLETITSGSITIDGKELPAEGAALAQLRSDVGMVFQAFNLFAHKTILENVTLGPIKVRKLSKSEADKQAMALLERVGVAHQADKYPAQLSGGQQQRVAIARSLAMKPKVMLFDEPTSALDPEMINEVLDVMVGLAEEGMTMVVVTHEMGFARKAAHRVVFMADGEIVEVAEPEEFFTNPQSGRAKDFLSKILTN; encoded by the coding sequence ATGAGAGCTGAATCACAGCCATTGGTGTCGCTGACGAACGTCGAAAAGCACTACGGCGATTTCCACGCATTGAAGAATGTCAACCTCGACATCGCCGAACGCGAGGTCGTCGTCGTCATCGGCCCGTCGGGCTCGGGCAAATCGACCCTGTGCCGGACGATCAACCGTCTCGAGACGATCACCTCGGGCAGCATCACCATCGACGGCAAGGAGCTGCCAGCTGAAGGTGCGGCACTGGCCCAGCTGCGCTCCGACGTCGGCATGGTCTTCCAGGCGTTCAACCTGTTCGCCCACAAGACGATCCTCGAAAACGTCACCCTCGGACCGATCAAGGTGAGGAAGCTGTCGAAATCCGAAGCGGACAAGCAGGCCATGGCCCTGCTCGAACGCGTCGGAGTCGCGCACCAGGCAGACAAATATCCCGCACAGCTGTCCGGCGGACAGCAGCAGCGCGTCGCGATCGCTCGATCGCTGGCGATGAAACCGAAGGTGATGCTCTTCGACGAGCCCACCTCGGCGCTCGACCCGGAGATGATCAACGAAGTCCTCGACGTCATGGTCGGGCTCGCCGAGGAGGGCATGACGATGGTCGTGGTCACCCACGAGATGGGCTTCGCCCGCAAAGCGGCACACCGCGTCGTGTTCATGGCCGACGGGGAGATCGTCGAAGTCGCCGAGCCCGAGGAGTTCTTCACCAATCCGCAGAGCGGGCGGGCCAAGGACTTCCTGTCGAAGATCCTGACGAACTGA
- a CDS encoding TOBE domain-containing protein, which produces MTQLRISEAARFLGVSDDTVRRWVADGRLTSLKDSSNRAVVEGRELAELAQSSAASLADPSGVMSSSRNRFAGLVTDVDVDGVMAQVSMQCGPFRVVSLMSAEACRELDLQPGSLATASVKATMVSIDTVPGD; this is translated from the coding sequence ATGACTCAGCTGCGCATCAGCGAGGCCGCACGCTTCCTCGGCGTCAGCGACGACACGGTGCGCCGGTGGGTCGCCGACGGGCGGCTCACCTCGCTCAAGGACTCCTCGAATCGTGCCGTCGTCGAGGGCAGGGAACTCGCCGAACTCGCGCAGTCGTCCGCGGCCTCACTCGCCGACCCCAGCGGCGTCATGAGCTCCTCGCGGAACCGATTCGCCGGTCTCGTCACTGACGTCGACGTCGACGGAGTCATGGCCCAGGTGAGCATGCAGTGCGGGCCCTTCCGCGTGGTCTCGCTGATGTCGGCCGAAGCGTGCCGCGAACTCGACCTGCAGCCGGGCAGCCTCGCCACCGCCTCGGTGAAGGCGACGATGGTCTCGATCGACACTGTCCCCGGCGACTGA
- the moaC gene encoding cyclic pyranopterin monophosphate synthase MoaC → MKLSHVDESGTAQMVDVGDKDVTKRRAVATGTITTRSDVIDMIAEAGLPKGDALPVARIAAVMGAKRTSDLIPLCHPLPLTGIDVEIALGDDRVTITAAVKTVSKTGVEMEALTAVTTAALTIFDMIKAVDNQAVIGDIKVIEKSGGRSGDWTRGA, encoded by the coding sequence ATGAAGCTCTCGCACGTCGACGAATCCGGAACCGCCCAGATGGTCGACGTCGGCGACAAAGACGTGACCAAACGCCGGGCGGTGGCCACCGGAACCATCACGACCCGCAGCGACGTCATCGACATGATCGCCGAGGCGGGACTGCCCAAGGGAGACGCCCTGCCCGTGGCGCGCATCGCCGCAGTGATGGGGGCGAAGCGCACCAGCGACCTCATCCCCCTGTGCCATCCGCTGCCGCTGACCGGAATCGACGTCGAAATCGCACTCGGCGACGATCGTGTGACCATCACCGCCGCAGTGAAGACGGTGTCGAAGACCGGAGTCGAGATGGAGGCTCTGACGGCCGTGACCACCGCGGCGCTGACGATCTTCGACATGATCAAGGCCGTGGACAATCAGGCCGTGATCGGCGATATCAAGGTCATCGAGAAGTCAGGCGGAAGGAGCGGAGATTGGACACGAGGAGCATGA
- the modA gene encoding molybdate ABC transporter substrate-binding protein, with the protein MKKTLIGLSIVAALTLSACSSGADSQSESDAPKEITVFAAASLTEVFEDIADEFAKGEPDAPEVKFSFAGSSDLVAQISEGAPADVIATADEKTMDTLNGDDLLAAEPTMFASNTLTLAVAEGNPTAIESSKDFADSDLVVCAPQVPCGAATEKWAGANDVTLDPVSEENSVTDVLGKVSAGQADAGIVYVTDIARADGKVEQVDLDGADKVVNKYPAATVKASENQEQADAFVEFLGSDTAQKLLRDAGFAAA; encoded by the coding sequence ATGAAGAAAACCCTTATCGGGCTCAGCATCGTCGCTGCCCTGACCCTGTCCGCGTGTTCCTCCGGCGCCGATTCGCAGTCCGAATCGGACGCGCCCAAAGAGATCACGGTGTTCGCCGCCGCCTCGCTGACGGAGGTGTTCGAAGACATCGCCGACGAATTCGCGAAGGGCGAGCCGGATGCACCCGAGGTGAAATTCTCCTTCGCGGGATCGTCCGACCTCGTCGCGCAGATCTCCGAAGGCGCGCCCGCCGACGTCATCGCCACCGCCGACGAGAAGACCATGGACACCTTGAACGGCGACGATCTGCTCGCCGCAGAGCCGACGATGTTCGCCTCGAACACGCTGACGCTGGCCGTAGCCGAGGGCAATCCGACGGCGATCGAGAGTTCGAAGGACTTCGCCGACAGCGATCTCGTCGTGTGCGCGCCCCAAGTTCCCTGCGGTGCGGCCACCGAGAAGTGGGCCGGTGCCAATGATGTGACGCTCGATCCAGTCAGCGAAGAGAACTCCGTGACCGACGTCCTCGGCAAGGTCAGCGCCGGGCAGGCCGACGCCGGCATCGTCTACGTCACCGATATCGCGCGCGCTGACGGCAAGGTCGAGCAGGTCGACCTCGACGGCGCCGACAAGGTCGTCAACAAGTACCCCGCCGCGACCGTCAAGGCCAGCGAGAATCAGGAGCAGGCCGACGCGTTCGTCGAGTTCCTCGGGTCCGATACCGCCCAGAAGCTGCTGCGCGACGCCGGGTTCGCCGCCGCCTGA
- a CDS encoding MoaD/ThiS family protein, with product MPTITVRFFAAAREAFGARESQIRAGSVDELVTTLAEAADPQAATVLSRSSFLVNSVAATDRSVSLSEGDTVDVLPPFAGG from the coding sequence GTGCCCACCATCACCGTGCGGTTCTTCGCCGCAGCCCGCGAGGCCTTCGGCGCCCGCGAATCCCAGATCCGTGCCGGATCCGTCGACGAACTCGTCACGACCCTCGCCGAGGCGGCCGATCCGCAGGCTGCGACCGTGCTGTCGCGTTCGAGCTTCCTCGTCAATTCCGTGGCAGCGACCGATCGGTCCGTGAGCTTGAGCGAGGGAGACACCGTCGACGTGCTCCCTCCCTTCGCCGGGGGCTGA
- the moaA gene encoding GTP 3',8-cyclase MoaA, with protein sequence MEKIGLPMPVLRTPTVDPGAEFTGHNEDALLDTFDRRATDMRISLTDFCNLRCTYCMPAEGVEFMSRDSAMSRDEIVRFVRIGVEKFGVDQVRFTGGEPLTRKDINEIIAGVAALEPRPNIALTTNAIGLDKRAAGLKAAGLDRINVSLDTIDPETFETMTRRPFLKRVLAGIDGAKAAGLEPVKINAVLLPGVNDAQAPDLLQWCLEQGLSLRFIEQMPLDAGHSWERTSMITAADIFALLEPRFVLTPDSAPRNGAPAEKFLVATRDDPDTVLGTVGIIASVTRPFCADCTRTRLTAEGRVRTCLFSRTEVDLLSAMRGGADDESIANLWKGAHWKKLAGHGMDTDSFEQPQRPMSAIGG encoded by the coding sequence ATGGAGAAGATCGGTCTGCCGATGCCGGTGCTGAGAACTCCGACTGTCGACCCAGGTGCGGAATTCACCGGCCACAACGAGGATGCGCTGCTCGACACCTTCGATCGTCGCGCCACCGACATGCGCATCTCACTCACCGATTTCTGCAATCTGCGCTGCACGTACTGTATGCCGGCCGAAGGCGTCGAATTCATGTCTCGTGATTCCGCAATGTCGCGGGACGAGATCGTTCGGTTCGTGCGCATCGGGGTCGAGAAGTTCGGGGTGGACCAGGTCCGGTTCACCGGCGGTGAACCCCTGACCCGCAAGGACATCAACGAGATCATCGCCGGGGTCGCCGCCCTCGAACCGCGCCCGAACATCGCGCTGACGACGAACGCGATCGGCCTCGACAAACGAGCGGCCGGGCTCAAGGCCGCCGGGCTGGATCGCATCAACGTCTCGCTCGACACGATCGATCCGGAGACCTTCGAGACGATGACCCGGCGCCCATTCCTCAAACGCGTGCTGGCAGGCATCGACGGGGCGAAGGCCGCCGGCCTCGAGCCGGTGAAGATCAACGCTGTGCTCCTGCCGGGGGTCAACGATGCCCAGGCACCCGATCTGCTGCAGTGGTGCCTCGAGCAGGGGCTGAGCCTGAGGTTCATCGAACAGATGCCCTTGGACGCCGGTCACTCGTGGGAACGGACGTCGATGATCACCGCCGCCGACATCTTCGCCCTCCTCGAACCCAGGTTCGTGCTCACCCCGGATTCGGCGCCGCGAAACGGCGCCCCGGCCGAGAAGTTCCTCGTCGCAACCCGAGACGATCCGGACACGGTGCTGGGCACCGTCGGCATCATCGCCTCGGTGACCCGGCCCTTCTGCGCCGACTGCACGCGCACCCGTCTGACCGCGGAGGGACGTGTGCGCACGTGCCTATTCTCCCGCACCGAGGTCGATCTGCTGTCCGCGATGCGCGGTGGTGCCGACGATGAGTCGATCGCGAATCTGTGGAAGGGCGCGCATTGGAAGAAACTCGCCGGACACGGAATGGACACGGATTCGTTCGAGCAGCCCCAACGTCCCATGAGCGCCATCGGAGGATAA